A genomic region of Magnolia sinica isolate HGM2019 chromosome 6, MsV1, whole genome shotgun sequence contains the following coding sequences:
- the LOC131249333 gene encoding uncharacterized protein At2g29880-like produces MLAASGFGWDSERMVVTAPDEVWEEYLKSHLRAKRLRGKRIERVDDLSVIVGSHQATGRYAQGSQNIAASASRVYRDLNDSWRELDDDTDATVDLSKENLDESPDIYGRSMDIQTRKNRPFQDTPTRRTDFDSSHGGSATTKRMRPARPCDVVGLSLTSVAEAMHKFSVGKDVNRT; encoded by the exons ATGCTGGCTGCGAGCGGTTTCGGTTGGGACAGTGAGCGCATGGTGGTGACGGCCCCAGACGaggtttgggaggaatatttaaag TCTCATCTGCGAGCTAAGAGGTTGCGTGGCAAGCGAATTGAACGGGTGGATGATTTATCGGTGATTGTTGGGTCACACCAGGCGACAGGAAGATATGCGCAAGGAAGTCAGAACATTGCGGCATCCGCGTCTCGTGTTTATAGAGACCTGAATGATTCGTGGAGAGAGCTGGACGATGATACAGATGCTACCGTGGACCTATCTAAGGAAAACCTCGATGAATCACCTGACATATATGGCcggtcaatggacattcaaacaAGGAAAAATAGGCCGTTTCAGGACACACCCACTCGTAGAACCGATTTCGATAGTAGTCATGGTGGAAGTGCAACAACAAAAAGGATGCGACCTGCTCGACCATGTGATGTCGTAGGCTTATCTCTCACGAGTGTCGCAGAGGCAATGCATAAATTCTCTGTTGGAAAGGATGTCAATCGAACGTGA